The genomic interval TGAAGTGCCTCGTCCGTCTTCCGACCGTGAGACCGGATCCGATCGACGGCGTCGGTGCGGGTGCTCTCGACGTACTCCAGATCGGTGAGTGCCGCCGGGACCAGCGTGTGCAGTGCCCCGTACAGCCCCTGGGTGACGTCGGCGCACAGGACCTCTTGTCCGCCCGGCACTTCGGACGCACCTGCCGGGCGAAGTCGTCCGCCCAGCCTGTCCACGCCCTTGGTCAGCGGAGCCCGCACCGTCCGCAGCTCCGCCTCGGCACTCCGGGCGGACGCGGCCACGCGCTCTTCGCCCGGCGCCACAGAGGCCGACAGGACGGGGAGTTCGACGGAGTCCGCGCCAACGGCGGGCGTGACAGGGATCGTCACCTCTGCCGTCACAAGGGCGGCGAGAACTGCCGTCGATCCCGTTCCGGCCAATGCACGCGGGCAGCAAGCTCGTCGCATGGTGCACACGCTAGGTACGTCAGATGACGCCGGGGCGACACGCGGTAGCCGTGGGGGTGTCCGGTCGTTGAAGGGGTGTGAGTCTCCCTGAGCAGGTCGCATCTCTGTCGGACGCCGCCACCGAGGTCTGGGACACGGCTTCGGCCGACGGCTGGAGCCCTTCGGCGGCGCTGGACACGCTGGGGTCGATCGAGGTGCTGCTGGACGCGCTCAACCGGCTCGGGCCCCCGGTGCGGGACGCGCTGGCACCGGCGCTGGCCGCGACCACGGCGGTCCGCGCTCTCATCGCAGCATCACTGCTACGAGAGGATCACCTCGCTTCCCGGGCACCCGTACGCCAGCCGAGGCCGCAGGGTCAGCACCGCCAGCCCGAGTACTGGGTCCACCGCGACATGCGAGTGGCGGAAACGCTCTGGATGAACGCCCAGGAAGGCCGGGGCGGCGAGCTGGCGGGCATGTTCGCGGCCCCGCCTCCCCAGGCGATGATCGAGGCGATGAACCGCCGCGGCCTGCCCCAGCACTGGCGTCCGCTGCTGGAAGAGCTGACCCGCCGCTACGGAGCTCAGACGCCCTGACCGGCCCAGGTGCTCCGACACTGGGCGGAGCTTCCGGCCGCTCACGGCGGAGCACGTAACGCCGGCCGCTCCCGCCTCGCGCTGCCCCTGCTGGCGGGCGTATCGCTTCCGCTCCACCCGGGCCGCGGGGGTGCGGCCGGGCGGGGTGGACCAGAACGGATGCCAATGGATCCGACAGGAGAAGATTGGCCGCCGCAGGTCAGTCGTCCAGGGTGCCCGTCAGGTAGTAGCCGGTGATCCGGCGCTTGCCCGCCTTGGTAGTAGCGGTGGCGTGGAAGTAGGACGCAGGGATGGCGTACCGGCCACCGGCGCCATGCATGCCGATCACCTCAGCGGTCCGGGTGCCGGCCTCGTAGGACTGCACGACCACGGTCTCGGGGTAGTGAGAGGTAGCCCCACCTCTGCACGTCATTTAGATCTGGCGGGCCTCGATACGGTGCATGAGCCCTCCCGGCTCCGATGGCAGGGCTATCGACGGTAGCGCCTTCCCTGATGCCATCAGTCAGGTTCTGGCATCCAGTACGGGGCAATATGGCAGCAGCAGAGCCACGAGTTCCCCAGAACGCGAATGGGCCCTCGTGATCCGTCACGGTTTAGATCGACGCAGGCACGAACCATGTGCGGTACCCCGAACTTCTTCCAGGACTCCTCCTTGAACAAGCTTCGCAAGTGATCCGCTGGCACGTGGTACACACACCGGTTTGCCTGCTTCTCCACCGGATGGACGATGGGCTGATACCGCCATTGGCGGGGCTCGGAGCGTTGGGGGCCAGGGGGTTCCTCCCGTGAAGTTGTTGGGCCCGCTCGGGTACGGCAGCCACTCTGAGGGAGGGCCACACCCTCGCGCAAACCTCATTTGCACAGGTCAGAGGCCTTTGAGGGCCGTTCTATACCGTCTCGTGTACGTGCGCAGCGCATGCCCTGGAGGGGCAACACGAGACGGTATAGGACGGCCCTCCACTCAGTCCGGCGAACGCTCTTTGTGTGGAAGGCGTCACACACCGTCGACCCTGGTTTCGTTCTCACACCGTCCCTGACACGTTCGACGTGTCTTCCCACTTCACGGCGACGCGATCAGAACAGCGATCGGTAAAGCCGACTTCGACCACATGGTCCGGCTCGGCTGGTTCCGCTCCCCGCAGGGGATCGAGGTCCGCTTCGGCACCAGCCGCGCCGGAGCCGTCGACGTCCGGCTCTACACCACCACCTCCGTCGACGCGGTCATCCCCGCCCACCCCGACGTCGACTGGGAGCAGCTGCGCACGGTGGAGAAAGGCCGGCGCTCCCCGTTGGCGTCGCTTCGCCTGGACCCGGCGATCTGAAACACGGGAGTGAAACGCGCCCGGCCCACCCCCCGGCATCAAGTCCGCGGCAGCGCTCCCTGCTCCGGTCCGGCAGCGTTGCCGGGCGGTCGCGGAGCGCGTGACGCCGGGGCCGCTCCATCGTTGGACAGCGCGAACCCATACCGGGCCTCGGGGATGTCATGGCTGATCCCCCGGGGCCCGTGGTGTGTCGGCCGTTCAGTCAGGCCGTGGGGTCGTCCGGGTCGGTGAGCCAGGTGACGACGTCGGCGTCGGTCATCTGGATCGCCTGCGTCTCGTCGACCTCGCCGTGCTGGATGACGTGGAAGTGACCCCGCTGCGGGTGGCGCTGCTTGGGGCCGGCGGCCGGGGCGAGGACCTGCCAGGTGTCGGCCGTGAACCGCGCCAGGATCACCGTGGCGAACAGCTCGCGGGCCGCTCCTCCGAGGACTGTGGACTGGGGGCGTCCGTCGAAGACGTGGACGCGAGCCGCGCGCCCGACCCAGAGCGCTTCCTCGAGGGCGGCGATGGCCGGTGACGTCTTCGGGTCGTCCTTCTGCCGGAAGGTCTCCCAGTAGCGGGCGAGGCGGCGCAGCGTGGCGTTGGCTTTGTCGACCGCGACGATCAGGCGGGGCACGGTGTCCAGGTTGCCGTCGAGGTCGAGGCGGCGCTCCAGCTCGGTGGCGAGGTGGACCAGGGCGTCGTGGATGCCGGCGATGTTGCCGCGGTGGGTGACCGTGGGCACGGCCTGCGCCCACAGGTGGGAGATCCGCTTGGGATCCAGGACCAGGGCGTGGGCGCCCTGGTGGAGGAACTGGGCGGTCAGGGAGCGCAGCATGGTGGTGCTGCCGCCGCCGCTGGCGGTGCAGACCAGGACGTACGGGGATTCGCCGTCCAGGTCGACGGCGATGGCCTGTCCGGTGGTGCTGATGCCTGAGGGCGGTCCCCTCGGGCATGGCCTCTATCTGCGCGCGCAGGTCCGGGTCGGCGAAGCTGAGGATCGTGAGGAGCGCGGTCTTCTTCATGGCGGGGGTGTTCCTGTTCTGTGTGGTGCCGGGTGTTCTTCTGGTTGCGGGGGATCGTGTCGGTGAAGGCGGACAGGTCCGGATTTCTGACCCGCCGGGGTCCGGGGTTCAGTCGAGGTCGGTGGTGCCGGTGGGGGCGCGGGGCCGGTTGCGGGCCCACTTCTTGAGGTCGTGGACGCTGTAGAGGAGTTCGGTGCCGCGCTTGGCGACCGAGGTGGGGAAGGTCGGGTCGTTGGCGCGGGCGAAGCGCAGCGCGTCCAGGGTGATGGCGGGCAGGTGGTGCTCGGCGGCCTGGCGCAGTCCCACCGCCGGGTCGTCGTCACCGGGTGCCGGGTCCGGTGGCGACGTCGCCGGGGCGGCGGGCCCGCCGGCGGCCGGGGTGGCGGCCGTGGTCTGGGGCGGGAGCGACGAGGCATCGGCGAGGACGTCGGCGGCCGGTGCCGGGTCGGGAGTGGTGGGCGGCAGGGCCGGGTCGTTCCAGGCGTCGGCCGGAGAGTTGGCGGGCTTGTGCAACAGCGCCGGGCCCGGTTGTTCGGGGAGGGCCGTGTGTTGCGGTTCGGTGGCGGCCAAGCCGGTGCTGGCCCACTTGTGGGCTTCGGGCTCGGTGAAGAACAGGACCTGCGTCCGCCAGGCGTTGACGCTGTAGCGGGCGAGGATGCGGGTGGAGAACTGCTCGCGGACCTCCGGGCACCCCAGGGCGCGGGCGGTGGCGGACCGCGCGACCAGGAGGACGTGCATGCGCAGCTGGCGGCCCATGTAGAGGATCTCGTTGAGGGCGTCGATGGCCGGGGAGACTTTCGGGTCGCCGGACTCGCGGGTCTTCTCCCAGTAGCGGGCCAGTTGCTTCATCGTCGCGTTGACCTCTTCGAGGAGGATCAACAGCCGGGGCCCGATGGCCTTCGGGTCGGCGCCGATGCCGAGGGCGTTGGCGACCTGGGTGCGGCGCCGGCCTTCCCTGCCGAGGGCGATGAGCTGGTCGTGGATGTCGGCGACGTCGGCGCAGTAGGTGACGCCGGGCAGGCCGCGCGCCCAGAGGTGGGAGATCCGCTTGGTGTCCCGGACGAAGACCCGGCTGCCGTGGTGGAGCATCTGGCAGGCGATGCACCGCAGGGTCACCGACTTGCCGCCACCCGTACTGGCGTTGACGAGGATGTGCGGGGATTCTGCGTCCAGGTCGACGGAGACGATCCGCCCGCCGGCCCCGAACCCGATGATCGGGGCGGCCTCCTTGGCCTTGGCGACCAGGTCCCGCATCTTGGGGTCCTTGAAGAGGGCCGTGGCTGGGGGCTTGCGGGTCTTCTTCACCAGCACGTACGGCTTGCGGCCCTCGGGGTGCCAGGAGAACGTGACGCCCTGGAGGGCGAGTTTCTGGGTGATGAGGTCGGCCACCACGTCGCGGGAGAACCCGAGCCGGGTGGGCAGGTCGACACGGATCTGTGCGTCGTCGTCGGAGAAGTTCTTCGGGATGTGGAGGTAGCAGCGCGGGTCGGTCTGCTCCGCCAGACCCAGCGGCTGGTGCAGGGCCTCGTGCAGCGGGCCCACCCACTCGCGCATCAGCTCCCGGCGCTCACGGGTCAGGACCATGTACGTCGCGGTGCCCACCGTGAGGACGGAGGCCGCGGCAATCCCGCCGGGCTCCAGCGTCGCGAGCGCCGTCTCCCGGTTCTCCCACAGCTACGTCAGGGTCTCGCGGGTGGCGTCCAGGTCCCGGGTGGTCAGGTAGCCGCTCTCCGCGACACCGCCACCGAGAGCGAAACCGAAGGACAACCGGCGCCACCCGGGCTTGTAGGAGCGGCGGCGGACCTTGCCCTCCACCTTCGGCAGGACCCGGGTACCCGCACGCCAGAACGTCGCATCGGCGGACCCCGTCCAGGTCCCGGCCGGCCAGCACCCGGGCGATCCCGCGCGCGAGGGAATCGACGGACTCATCCACCTGCTTGTCGAACTTCGTCCGTGCCATGGCCGTGCCCTTTCGATCTGCGTCCCGGCACCTCAAACCCGGAAGCGGACACCGAACTTATGAGCGTTCGCCTGTGGACAGAGTCTGGCGGTTTCAGGCCTGGAGCAGCGATCTGTGGACACCAGCCCGTGTCTGCGCGGTTCGGGGCCAAGATTCCCGGGGATGGCAGCGTTATGACGGGCAATCAGAATGGATCGCAGAGGGCTGGCTCCGGGACCGGGCAGTCGGCTGGAGTGGGCGGTTCGCCAGGAAGTTCGGAGCGCCCCTTCCTGCAACGTCCACAAGGCGTTCTCGCGGTTGCCGGCGGCGCTGTAGGCATTGTCGCGGGCGTCCTGGGGGTGGTGTTC from Streptomyces sp. CA-278952 carries:
- a CDS encoding pRL2-11; this translates as MGTATYMVLTRERRELMREWVGPLHEALHQPLGLAEQTDPRCYLHIPKNFSDDDAQIRVDLPTRLGFSRDVVADLITQKLALQGVTFSWHPEGRKPYVLVKKTRKPPATALFKDPKMRDLVAKAKEAAPIIGFGAGGRIVSVDLDAESPHILVNASTGGGKSVTLRCIACQMLHHGSRVFVRDTKRISHLWARGLPGVTYCADVADIHDQLIALGREGRRRTQVANALGIGADPKAIGPRLLILLEEVNATMKQLARYWEKTRESGDPKVSPAIDALNEILYMGRQLRMHVLLVARSATARALGCPEVREQFSTRILARYSVNAWRTQVLFFTEPEAHKWASTGLAATEPQHTALPEQPGPALLHKPANSPADAWNDPALPPTTPDPAPAADVLADASSLPPQTTAATPAAGGPAAPATSPPDPAPGDDDPAVGLRQAAEHHLPAITLDALRFARANDPTFPTSVAKRGTELLYSVHDLKKWARNRPRAPTGTTDLD